From Vibrio splendidus, a single genomic window includes:
- a CDS encoding L-serine ammonia-lyase — translation MISVFDIYKIGVGPSSSHTVGPMKAGKEFIDDLRSMGKLRDITKITVDVYGSLSLTGKGHHTDIAIIMGLAGNTPEKVDIDSIAGFIARVEETERLPVGMHCHTVSFPKDGGMNFHTSNLSLHENGMSIHAWVDDEVAYSKTYYSIGGGFIVDEESFGKEEENPIKAPYEFTTAEELVNQCKESGLSISTLVMKNQAAFHSDEESRTYFANIWRTMRECMDRGMNTEGILPGPLRVPRRAASLRQLLITSEKTTNDPMTVVDWVNMFAFAVNEENAAGGRVVTAPTNGACGIIPAVLAYYDKFIQTVTEKDYIRYFAASGAIGGLYKRNASISGAEVGCQGEVGVACSMAAAGLAELMGGSPEQVCMAAEIGMEHNLGLTCDPVAGQVQVPCIERNGIAAVKAINSTRMALRRSSAPTVSLDKVIETMLETGKDMNAKYRETSQGGLAVKVVC, via the coding sequence ATGATTAGTGTATTTGATATCTATAAAATCGGTGTTGGTCCATCGAGCTCACACACAGTTGGACCAATGAAAGCGGGTAAAGAGTTTATTGATGACCTACGTTCAATGGGAAAATTGCGCGACATCACTAAAATCACCGTGGACGTATATGGATCACTATCACTGACAGGGAAAGGTCACCACACAGATATCGCAATCATCATGGGTCTTGCTGGCAATACTCCTGAGAAAGTGGATATCGACTCTATCGCAGGTTTCATTGCTCGCGTAGAAGAAACTGAACGTCTACCTGTTGGTATGCACTGTCATACTGTTTCGTTCCCGAAAGATGGCGGAATGAATTTCCATACTTCGAACCTTTCTCTACACGAGAATGGCATGAGCATTCATGCTTGGGTTGATGACGAAGTAGCTTACTCAAAAACGTACTACTCAATTGGTGGCGGTTTCATCGTTGACGAAGAGAGCTTCGGCAAAGAAGAAGAAAACCCAATTAAAGCACCATACGAATTCACAACAGCTGAAGAGCTGGTTAATCAGTGTAAAGAAAGCGGTCTTTCTATCAGTACACTGGTTATGAAAAACCAAGCGGCTTTCCACTCAGACGAAGAGTCTCGCACTTACTTCGCTAACATCTGGAGAACGATGCGCGAGTGTATGGATCGCGGTATGAATACTGAAGGTATCTTGCCTGGTCCACTGCGTGTTCCTCGTCGTGCAGCTTCACTTCGCCAACTTCTGATTACTTCAGAAAAAACAACCAACGATCCAATGACGGTTGTTGATTGGGTGAACATGTTTGCTTTCGCAGTAAATGAAGAAAACGCTGCTGGCGGTCGTGTAGTAACAGCACCGACAAACGGCGCGTGTGGCATTATCCCTGCGGTATTGGCTTACTACGATAAGTTCATTCAAACAGTGACAGAGAAAGACTACATCCGTTACTTCGCAGCTTCTGGCGCGATCGGTGGTCTGTATAAGCGTAACGCTTCTATCTCTGGCGCTGAAGTTGGCTGTCAGGGTGAAGTTGGCGTAGCATGTTCTATGGCTGCTGCTGGTCTGGCTGAGCTTATGGGTGGTAGCCCTGAGCAAGTATGTATGGCTGCAGAAATCGGCATGGAGCACAACCTAGGTCTAACGTGTGACCCAGTTGCAGGCCAAGTACAAGTACCATGTATCGAGCGTAACGGTATTGCTGCAGTGAAAGCAATCAACTCAACTCGTATGGCACTTCGTCGCTCTTCTGCTCCTACTGTTTCTCTCGATAAAGTTATCGAAACAATGCTAGAAACAGGTAAAGACATGAACGCTAAATACCGTGAGACATCTCAAGGTGGTTTGGCAGTTAAAGTGGTTTGTTAA